One Bombus vancouverensis nearcticus chromosome 7, iyBomVanc1_principal, whole genome shotgun sequence DNA window includes the following coding sequences:
- the GPHR gene encoding golgi pH regulator isoform X1, whose protein sequence is MGFLEDTFVILITQIIFFLGGWVFFVKKLFRDYEVHHRLVQLIFSTTFSLSCTMFELIIFEIIGVLDSSSRYFHWNVGLYMLLFMVIVLIPFYIAYFIISNIRFVRLKLIRPLTVVVYLFYLYLFWKVGNPFPILSPKKGLLSIEQGVSRIGVIGVTVMALLSGFGAVNYPYTSMAYFMRPVTYADVQAIEKRLLQTMDMIVAKKKRMALAKKGEVVGQTEARSRLWGMFGPLSGTKSNQESIKQLQTEVTALEELSRQLFLEAHDIQNARERLEWAATWQGKYFNVLGYFFSVYCTWKIFISTINIVFDRVGKKDPVTRAIEIAVHWIGFDIDVTFWSQHISFYLVGCIVLTSIRGLLLTLTKFFYAISSSKSSNIIVLILAQIMGMYFVSSVLLMRMNMPAEYRIIITQVLGELQFNFYHRWFDVIFLVSALSSIVFLYLAHKQAPAERI, encoded by the exons ATGGGTTTCTTGGAAGATACATTCGTGATTCTAATCACACAG ATTATTTTCTTCTTGGGAGGATGggtattttttgtaaaaaaattatttcggGATTATGAAGTTCATCACAGATTAGTACAACTAATTTTTTCCACAACATTTTCACTATCTTGTACTATGTTCGAACtaattatttttgaaataattggAGTTCTTGACTCCAG TTCTAGATATTTTCATTGGAATGTTGGCCTTTATATGCTCCTATTTATGGTAATTGTTTTGATTCCATTTTACATAGCATATTTCATCATTAGCAATATCAGATTTG TAAGACTGAAATTAATAAGGCCATTAACAGTTGTTGTATATCTCTTTTATCTTTACTTGTTTTGGAAAGTGGGAAATCCCTTTCCAATCTTAAGTCCAAAAAAAGGCCTATTATCAATTGAACAAGGTGTTAGTAGAATAGGAGTTATTGGTGTCACTGTTATGGCACTATTGTCAGGATTTGGTGCTGTAAATTATCCATATACTTCAATGGCCTATTTTATGAGACCTGTAACATATGCTGACGTACAGGCTATAGAAAAACGATTATTACAAACAATGGATATGATCGTAGCTAAGAAAAAGAGAATGGCATTAGCTAAGAAGGGAGAAGTTGTAGGGCAAACTGAAGCTAGATCTCGACTTTGGGGGATGTTTGGTCCTTTAAGTGGTACTAAAAGTAATCAGGAAA GTATTAAACAGTTACAAACTGAAGTTACAGCGTTAGAAGAATTATCTCGGCAATTATTTTTAGAAGCACACGATATTCAAAATGCAAGAGAACGTTTAGAATGGGCTGCTACTTGGCAGGggaaatattttaatgttttaggGTACTTTTTCTCTGTGTATTGTACTTGGAAAATATTCATT TCAACAATTAATATTGTTTTTGATCGTGTGGGCAAGAAAGATCCCGTAACTAGAGCAATTGAAATTGCAGTACACTGGATTGGTTTTGATATCGATGTTACATTTTGGTCTCAACACATTTCCTTCTATCTTGTTGGTTGTATTGTATTAACATCAATTCGTGGTTTATTACTAACACTCACGAAG TTTTTTTACGCGATATCAAGCAGCAAATCATCGAATATTATCGTACTTATACTTGCTCAAATAATG GGTATGTATTTTGTGTCATCTGTGCTTCTAATGCGAATGAATATGCCTGCGGAATATCGGATTATAATAACTCAAGTTTTAGGAGAATTgcaatttaatttttatcataggtggtttgacgttatatttTTGGTATCTGCATTATCATCaatagtatttttatatttagctCATAAACAAGCGCCTGCAGAacgtatttaa
- the LOC117155730 gene encoding kinesin-like protein Klp61F: MNDTRNAKKEKKQHIQVFVRVRPINNAEKAGKSATVVDIPSNKEVVIRERPHDKFTKKFTFDKVFGPHSKQIQVYNAVVSSLLEEVLAGYNCTVFAYGQTGTGKTFTMEGTDNDPSLHWQTDTTAGIIPRALSHLFDELRVLGVQEYSVRVSYLELYNEEIFDLLSPSEDAAKIRIYEDPTKKGAVIVHGLEEMSIHTKNEVFNILQKGSEKRQTAATLMNDHSSRSHTIFSITVHIRENTIEGEELLKTGKLNLVDLAGSENVGRSGAVDRRAREAGNINQSLLTLGRVITALAEKAPHVPYRESKLTRLLQESLGGRTRTSIIATISPASINLEETLSTLDYAHRAKNITNRPEVNQKFSKKALLQEYIEEIERLKKDLIACRERNGIYLTPDSYNEMQSLIEFQSKEIEEKLNHIKALEECMNSKERIFNELKSITSKQANELLSTKNELKSTVNALMSTSTRLAISEREKEEQKFLVEKHANTENILLSQVQTVLDVADTATSDVNKLHDKIFRKLQIGQQNKSLGQQFKNNIKERIQKIEADIASHTKNLMQFSTSMKDHIEAQSVSVSEDIGKAIQVMSQDLVNFKQNIINELMKNMDDSYLRHQQWLGNKSENVTAMTNIKISMLNNISSHIVQKFHQLLENKLAEGLQALNTDISQNIDNLIESTKESMTSISKCSTEKRVRLNNDMLEIREHIENIRQGQKDIIEKRTNFAKMMDDLQRCFNEVQKEQEENHFSICNILDNIDETCRTINNQASDTCKIKTEKQNDLQERFRSDLEIVKKVVVEGTDKSRLLNESAIAQGKISIDQFQSNINKNCDTLMSFKNCVENNITEMQQKMAKDKSFILSAINDMYMKVYTTSNEHIKCFDDCKMAFMTVFTEMSKKLESENINAENVNSKSILEMQEILDQVDKFFTEDLYRDNPTGLTPAKKDFQYSKKLIKTSPHERLLKRYRETLKDIEDTENEPVIPLNTSTKQAVDTS, encoded by the exons ATGAACGACACGCGTAAtgcgaaaaaagagaaaaagcagCATATACAAGTCTTTGTCCGTGTCAG GCCAATAAATAATGCTGAGAAAGCCGGGAAATCGGCAACAGTTGTTGATATACCATCTAATAAAGAAGTCGTCATTCGGGAAAGACCTcatgataaatttacaaaaaagTTTACGTTTGACAAAGTATTTGGACCTCATTCAAAGCAG atACAAGTATATAATGCAGTTGTCAGTTCTTTGCTGGAAGAAGTTTTGGCTGGATATAATTGCACAGTGTTTGCATATGGACAAACTGGCACTGGAAAGACTTTCACAATGGAAGGAACTGACAATGATCCATCATTACATTGGCAAACA GATACCACTGCTGGAATCATACCTCGAGCTTTAAGTCACTTATTTGATGAATTGCGCGTATTAGGCGTACAGGAATACTCAGTAAGAGTCAGCTATTTAGAATTATACAACGAGgaaatatttgatttattatcTCCTAGTGAGGATGCTGCTAAAATAAG GATATATGAAGATCCAACTAAAAAAGGTGCTGTAATAGTACATGGTTTAGAAGAAATgtcaatacatactaaaaatgAAGTATTTAACATCCTTCAGAAAGGATCAGAAAAACGACAGACTGCAGCTACTCTGATGAATGATCATTCAAG TCGTTCCCAcacaatattttctattactgTTCATATAAGGGAGAATACTATAGAGGGTGAAGAGTTATTGaaaacaggaaaactaaatttaGTTGATCTAGCTGGTAGTGAGAATGTTGGAAGGTCTGGTGCTGTTGACCGAAGAGCAAGAGAAGCAGGCAATATCAATCAATCTTTATTAACTTTAGGTCGAGTTATAACAGCATTAGCAGAAAAAGCTCCACATGTACCTTATAG AGAATCTAAATTAACACGGTTGCTCCAGGAATCATTAGGTGGACGTACAAGAACTTCAATAATTGCTACAATATCTCCTGCTAGTATTAATCTTGAGGAAACCTTGTCAACATTAGATTATGCACATCGTGCTAAAAATATCACAAATCGACCTGAAGTTAATCAAAAATTTTCTAAGAAGGCATTACTTCAAGAATATATTGAAGAAATTGAAAGATTAAAGAAAGATTTAATAGCATGTCGTGAACGAAATGGTATTTATCTAACTCCGGACAGTTACAATGAAATGCAATCTTTGATAGAATTTCAAAGCaaagaaatagaggaaaaaTTGAATCATATTAAAGCACTTGAAGAATGTATGAACTCTAAAGAG cgaatatttaacgaattaaaatcaataacttCCAAACAAGCAAATGAACTATTAAGTACAAAAAATGAATTGAAAAGCACAGTAAATGCTTTAATGTCAACGTCAACACGCTTGGCAATATCGGAACGAGAAAAAGAGGAACAAAAATTTCTTGTTGAAAAACATGCAAATactgaaaatattcttttatcacAAGTACAAACAGTTTTAGATGTTGCTGATACAGCCACCTCAGATGTAAATAAACTTCATGATAAAATCTTTCGTAAATT acAAATAGGACAGCAAAATAAATCTCTTGGACAACAGTTTAAGAACAACATTAAAGAACGAATCCAAAAAATTGAAGCTGATATTGCATCGCATACCAAAAATTTAATGCAATTCTCTACATCTATGAAGGATCATATTG AAGCGCAAAGTGTATCAGTTAGCGAGGACATTGGAAAGGCGATTCAAGTTATGTCCCAGGATCTTgttaattttaaacaaaatattatcaATGAGTTGATGAAAAATATGGATGATTCT tattTAAGGCATCAACAGTGGTTGggaaataaaagtgaaaatgtTACAGCTATGActaatataaaaattagtatgttaaataatatttcttccCATATTGTACAAAAATTTCATCAGTTACTGGAGAATAAACTAGCTGAAGGTTTGCAAGCGCTAAACActgatatttctcaaaatattgATAACTTAATAGAATCTACAAAAGAATCCATGACATCAATTTCTAAATGTTCAACTGAAAAGCGGGTTCGCTTAAATAACGATATGTTAGAAATTAGAGAACATATTGAAAATATTCGACAGGGTCAAAAGGATATTATCGAGAAACGGACAAATTTTGCAAAG ATGATGGACGATTTGCAACGTTGTTTTAATGAGGTACAAAAGGAGCAGGAAGAGAATCATTTTTCAATATGCAATATATTAGACAATATTGATGAAACTTGTAGAACTATAAATAATCAAGCTTCAGATACTTGCAAAATAAAGACAGAAAAACAAAATGATTTGCAAGAAAGATTTCGAAGTGATCTAGAAATAGTAAAAAAGGTAGTTGTTGAAGGAACAGATAAG TCTCGATTGTTGAACGAAAGCGCTATAGCACAAGGTAAAATATCAATAGATCAGTTCCAATCGAACATAAATAAGAATTGTGATACATTAATGAGTTTTAAAAATTGCGTGGAAAATAATATTACGGAAATGCAGCAAAAGATGGCAAAAGATAAAAGCTTTATTTTGTCAGCAATCAAT GATATGTATATGAAAGTTTATACCACTAGCAATGAACATATAAAATGTTTTGATGATTGTAAAATGGCATTTATGACTGTATTTACAGAAATGAGTAAAAAGCTTGAGAGTGAAAATATTAATGCAGAAAATGTGAATAGCAAAAGTATTTTAGAAATGCAAGAAATACTTGATCAAGTTGACAAATTctttacagaagatttatatcGCGATAATCCAACAG GTTTAACTCCTGCAAAGAAGGATTTTCAGTATTCTAAAAAGCTTATTAAAACCTCTCCACATGAACGACTACTTAAAAGGTATAGAGAAACACttaaagatattgaagatacagAGAATGAG CCTGTAATACCACTGAATACATCTACAAAACAAGCTGTAGATACAAGCTGA
- the LOC117155787 gene encoding histone H3 — translation MARTKQTARKSTGGKAPRKQLATKAARKSAPATGGVKKPHRYRPGTVALREIRRYQKSTELLIRKLPFQRLVREIAQDFKTDLRFQSSAVMALQEASEAYLVGLFEDTNLCAIHAKRVTIMPKDIQLARRIRGERA, via the coding sequence ATGGCTCGTACTAAGCAGACTGCTCGTAAATCGACTGGTGGTAAAGCGCCCCGAAAGCAATTGGCGACAAAGGCTGCGCGTAAAAGTGCACCTGCAACTGGAGGAGTGAAGAAACCTCATCGTTATCGTCCCGGAACTGTTGCTCTTCGTGAAATTCGAAGATACCAAAAGAGTACTGAGCTTTTGATCCGTAAATTGCCTTTCCAACGGCTTGTTCGTGAAATTGCACAGGACTTTAAAACTGACCTTCGTTTCCAAAGTTCAGCAGTTATGGCGCTTCAAGAAGCAAGCGAGGCCTACCTAGTTGGGCTCTTTGAAGACACGAATCTTTGTGCTATTCACGCTAAGAGGGTTACTATCATGCCAAAAGATATCCAGTTGGCACGTAGAATTCGTGGAGAACGAGCTTAA
- the LOC117155782 gene encoding putative oligoribonuclease — MAYDNRDCIVWIDTELTGLDIEKDTILEVACLITDKDLNIISEEFDVVINQPDVVLENMNEWCNNWHTKTGLIAKSKCSKYSLKDAEQMLLNLLKNYIPSKSCPLAGNTVYMDRLFLLKFMPLVNDYLHYRIIDCSVIKELVRRWNPTIYKNMPEKKHCHRALSDIKESINELKYYKTNIFTAFMA; from the exons ATGGCATATGATAATCGTGATTGCATCGTATGGATAGACAcagaa TTAACTGGACTTGATATAGAAAAGGATACAATTTTGGAAGTTGCTTGTTTGATAACTGACAAAGATTTGAACATTATAAGTGAAGAATTTGATGTTGTAATTAATCAACCAGATGTAGTGTTAGAAAATATGAATGAATGGTGCAATAACTGGCATACAAAG ACTGGCTTGATAGCAAAATCTAAATGTAGCAAATATAGTTTAAAGGATGCAGAACAAATGTTACTTAATTTGTTAAAAAACTACATTCCAAGTAAAAGTTGTCCCCTAGCTGGTAATACAGTTTACATGGATCGTTTATTCTTATTAAAATTTATGCCATTAGTCAATGATTACTTACATTATAGAATTATTGATTGCAGTGTGATTAAAGAACTAGTCAG GAGATGGAATCcaacaatttataaaaatatgccAGAAAAGAAACATTGTCACAGAGCTTTATCTGATATCAAAGAAAGTATAAATGaactaaaatattataaaacgaaTATATTTACAGCTTTTATGGCATAG
- the GPHR gene encoding golgi pH regulator isoform X2: MFELIIFEIIGVLDSSSRYFHWNVGLYMLLFMVIVLIPFYIAYFIISNIRFVRLKLIRPLTVVVYLFYLYLFWKVGNPFPILSPKKGLLSIEQGVSRIGVIGVTVMALLSGFGAVNYPYTSMAYFMRPVTYADVQAIEKRLLQTMDMIVAKKKRMALAKKGEVVGQTEARSRLWGMFGPLSGTKSNQESIKQLQTEVTALEELSRQLFLEAHDIQNARERLEWAATWQGKYFNVLGYFFSVYCTWKIFISTINIVFDRVGKKDPVTRAIEIAVHWIGFDIDVTFWSQHISFYLVGCIVLTSIRGLLLTLTKFFYAISSSKSSNIIVLILAQIMGMYFVSSVLLMRMNMPAEYRIIITQVLGELQFNFYHRWFDVIFLVSALSSIVFLYLAHKQAPAERI; this comes from the exons ATGTTCGAACtaattatttttgaaataattggAGTTCTTGACTCCAG TTCTAGATATTTTCATTGGAATGTTGGCCTTTATATGCTCCTATTTATGGTAATTGTTTTGATTCCATTTTACATAGCATATTTCATCATTAGCAATATCAGATTTG TAAGACTGAAATTAATAAGGCCATTAACAGTTGTTGTATATCTCTTTTATCTTTACTTGTTTTGGAAAGTGGGAAATCCCTTTCCAATCTTAAGTCCAAAAAAAGGCCTATTATCAATTGAACAAGGTGTTAGTAGAATAGGAGTTATTGGTGTCACTGTTATGGCACTATTGTCAGGATTTGGTGCTGTAAATTATCCATATACTTCAATGGCCTATTTTATGAGACCTGTAACATATGCTGACGTACAGGCTATAGAAAAACGATTATTACAAACAATGGATATGATCGTAGCTAAGAAAAAGAGAATGGCATTAGCTAAGAAGGGAGAAGTTGTAGGGCAAACTGAAGCTAGATCTCGACTTTGGGGGATGTTTGGTCCTTTAAGTGGTACTAAAAGTAATCAGGAAA GTATTAAACAGTTACAAACTGAAGTTACAGCGTTAGAAGAATTATCTCGGCAATTATTTTTAGAAGCACACGATATTCAAAATGCAAGAGAACGTTTAGAATGGGCTGCTACTTGGCAGGggaaatattttaatgttttaggGTACTTTTTCTCTGTGTATTGTACTTGGAAAATATTCATT TCAACAATTAATATTGTTTTTGATCGTGTGGGCAAGAAAGATCCCGTAACTAGAGCAATTGAAATTGCAGTACACTGGATTGGTTTTGATATCGATGTTACATTTTGGTCTCAACACATTTCCTTCTATCTTGTTGGTTGTATTGTATTAACATCAATTCGTGGTTTATTACTAACACTCACGAAG TTTTTTTACGCGATATCAAGCAGCAAATCATCGAATATTATCGTACTTATACTTGCTCAAATAATG GGTATGTATTTTGTGTCATCTGTGCTTCTAATGCGAATGAATATGCCTGCGGAATATCGGATTATAATAACTCAAGTTTTAGGAGAATTgcaatttaatttttatcataggtggtttgacgttatatttTTGGTATCTGCATTATCATCaatagtatttttatatttagctCATAAACAAGCGCCTGCAGAacgtatttaa